One stretch of Bosea vaviloviae DNA includes these proteins:
- a CDS encoding LysR family transcriptional regulator, producing MTAHFDLAALDMLVAVAETGGFTAASARLGRTQSAISVRIQDLESQIGHRLLERSRRGVTPTDAGERLIAHARRLLAIEREALADLGGASASGRLRIGIPDDYMDAYLRPLIARFAAEHPKVELELRCDLSKRIEPALAAGEFDLAVVTQDPNRPIGEVLRREAMIWVAGRGHRPELQEVLPLALFSEGCRARPRILQALGAAGKAHRLVFSCSHTSGMLSAVEAGFCVTALTESAIPPSLRRLGPADDLPALFDLSVGLIIGPQPGLAARRFADALRDEMAAPRLAA from the coding sequence ATGACGGCGCATTTCGATCTCGCCGCGCTCGACATGCTGGTCGCGGTCGCCGAGACCGGCGGTTTCACCGCTGCAAGCGCCAGGCTCGGCCGCACGCAATCGGCGATCTCGGTGCGGATCCAGGATCTCGAGAGCCAGATCGGCCATCGCCTGCTCGAGCGCTCGCGCCGGGGCGTTACGCCGACCGATGCGGGCGAACGATTGATCGCGCATGCGCGCCGGCTTCTGGCGATCGAGCGCGAGGCGCTGGCCGATCTCGGCGGCGCGTCGGCCTCGGGGCGGCTGCGCATCGGCATTCCCGACGATTACATGGACGCCTATCTGCGCCCGCTGATCGCGCGGTTCGCGGCCGAGCACCCCAAGGTCGAGCTCGAATTGCGCTGCGATCTCTCGAAGCGGATCGAGCCGGCGCTGGCGGCCGGCGAATTCGACCTCGCCGTGGTGACGCAGGATCCCAACCGGCCGATCGGCGAGGTTTTGCGGCGCGAGGCGATGATCTGGGTCGCGGGGCGCGGCCATCGCCCGGAACTGCAGGAGGTGCTGCCGCTGGCGCTGTTCTCGGAGGGCTGCCGGGCGCGCCCGCGTATCCTCCAGGCACTGGGCGCGGCGGGCAAGGCGCACCGGCTGGTGTTCTCCTGCTCGCACACTTCGGGCATGCTTTCGGCCGTCGAGGCTGGGTTTTGCGTCACGGCCCTGACCGAGAGCGCGATTCCGCCGAGCCTGCGGCGCCTGGGCCCGGCAGACGACCTGCCTGCATTGTTCGATCTCTCGGTCGGCCTGATCATAGGGCCGCAGCCGGGGCTCGCGGCAAGGCGCTTTGCCGACGCGCTGCGCGACGAAATGGCCGCGCCGCGGCTGGCGGCGTAG
- the obgE gene encoding GTPase ObgE yields MKFLDQAKIYVKAGDGGAGCVSFRREKFIEFGGPNGGDGGRGGDVVIECVQGLNTLIDFRFQQHFKAKIGGHGMGADRHGANGEVKVLKVPPGTQIFDEDGETLIADLTQAGQRFVLCKGGNGGFGNAYFKTATNQAPRHANPGLIGEERWVWLRLKLIADAGLIGLPNAGKSTFLATVTAAKPKIADYPFTTLHPGLGVVRVDAREMVLADIPGLIEGAHEGHGLGDRFLGHVERCRVLLHLVEGTSEHAGKAYKTVRQELSLYGEGLDEKPEIVALSKVDALSPELLKEQVARLKRACKRMPIILSSASGEGVEAALRALFAIVDEARKDEARENAPAEETGWRP; encoded by the coding sequence ATGAAATTCCTCGACCAAGCAAAAATCTATGTGAAGGCGGGCGATGGCGGCGCGGGCTGCGTCTCCTTCCGGCGCGAAAAATTCATCGAGTTCGGCGGGCCCAATGGCGGCGATGGCGGGCGCGGCGGCGATGTCGTGATCGAATGCGTGCAAGGCCTCAACACGCTGATCGACTTCCGCTTCCAGCAGCACTTCAAGGCCAAGATCGGCGGGCACGGCATGGGCGCCGACCGGCATGGCGCCAATGGCGAAGTGAAGGTGCTGAAGGTGCCGCCGGGGACGCAGATCTTCGACGAGGACGGCGAGACGCTGATCGCCGACCTGACGCAGGCCGGGCAGCGCTTCGTCCTGTGCAAGGGCGGCAATGGCGGCTTCGGCAATGCCTATTTCAAGACGGCGACCAACCAGGCCCCGCGCCATGCCAATCCGGGCCTGATCGGCGAGGAGCGCTGGGTCTGGCTGCGGCTGAAGCTGATCGCCGATGCCGGGCTGATCGGCCTGCCGAACGCCGGCAAATCGACCTTCCTTGCCACGGTGACTGCGGCCAAGCCCAAGATCGCCGATTATCCCTTCACCACCCTGCATCCGGGCCTGGGCGTCGTGCGGGTCGATGCGCGGGAGATGGTGCTGGCCGATATTCCCGGCCTGATCGAGGGGGCGCATGAGGGCCATGGCCTGGGCGACCGCTTCCTCGGCCATGTCGAGCGTTGCCGCGTGTTGCTGCACCTTGTCGAGGGCACCAGCGAACACGCCGGCAAGGCCTACAAGACCGTGCGGCAGGAGCTCAGTCTCTATGGTGAAGGCCTGGACGAGAAGCCCGAGATCGTGGCGCTCTCCAAGGTCGATGCGCTCAGCCCCGAACTGCTCAAGGAGCAGGTGGCGCGGTTGAAGCGGGCCTGCAAGCGCATGCCGATCATCCTGTCCTCGGCCTCGGGCGAGGGCGTCGAGGCGGCGCTGCGGGCGCTGTTTGCGATCGTCGACGAGGCGCGCAAGGACGAGGCGCGCGAGAACGCTCCTGCCGAGGAGACCGGCTGGCGGCCGTAA
- a CDS encoding DUF1236 domain-containing protein → MKRFIGVAALALAAQSGLATAQTVVVPSDDMPRSRVERGPSDAGPGRSGAPQRGEQEPRSDGPRAQPRGAQSAPSGDRAREGSREPMQQQQQRVQGQDPRGERQGLQPVERPQREQAQRERPDDPGARRSPDEQRPGTRPTSPQTAQPPRPHNEPNAAETQRPRTDAPSQQGQAPAARETPAQAPASGQAPAPGQAGTAAQRPAAAPPAPAGAAPAMPSPGTAGAPPATGGTTSPATAQPAEQQQNDGARQRIADTVRERVQRNEIRPVQNLGVSVSVGAELPSQVRLEPLPRDIASIRPEYRDYRYTVSDREIVIVDPRSRRIVDVIERDGRGPSQITYSVFEQRRDLRRWSRPDTVVFQEGVMLPADAPYYDLPPEIVERNPNWRGYRYVMTERDEVAIVEPRSRRVVQVVDKGGSATTASTRPQPAAAGDRHQLVRIIMNDARPGDITGAEGLKGAVLPPETMLRPVPAEAVDADPQLRGHHYTLLGDDVLIVDPTSRRIVDVIE, encoded by the coding sequence ATGAAACGGTTCATAGGAGTTGCAGCACTCGCGCTCGCCGCCCAATCGGGACTGGCGACGGCGCAGACGGTCGTCGTTCCCTCGGACGACATGCCGCGCAGCCGGGTAGAACGGGGCCCATCGGATGCCGGCCCGGGGCGCTCCGGCGCGCCGCAACGGGGCGAGCAGGAGCCGAGGTCGGACGGTCCGAGAGCGCAGCCGCGCGGGGCCCAGAGCGCCCCGTCTGGTGACAGGGCGCGCGAGGGCTCGCGGGAGCCGATGCAACAGCAACAGCAGCGCGTGCAAGGCCAGGATCCCCGTGGCGAGCGGCAGGGGCTGCAGCCGGTGGAGCGGCCCCAGCGCGAGCAGGCCCAGCGCGAGCGGCCGGACGATCCCGGCGCGCGGCGCTCACCGGATGAGCAGCGGCCGGGCACACGTCCGACCTCGCCGCAGACGGCGCAGCCACCGCGGCCGCACAATGAGCCTAACGCCGCCGAGACGCAGCGGCCAAGGACCGATGCCCCTTCGCAGCAGGGACAGGCTCCAGCGGCAAGAGAGACACCGGCACAGGCGCCGGCTTCTGGACAGGCTCCCGCGCCCGGGCAGGCCGGCACCGCGGCCCAGCGTCCGGCTGCGGCCCCTCCGGCTCCGGCCGGCGCCGCTCCGGCCATGCCCTCGCCAGGCACGGCAGGGGCTCCTCCGGCGACTGGCGGGACGACCTCCCCGGCGACCGCCCAGCCCGCCGAGCAGCAGCAGAACGATGGAGCGCGGCAACGTATCGCCGATACGGTGCGCGAGCGCGTCCAGCGCAACGAGATCCGGCCCGTCCAGAACCTCGGAGTGTCGGTCTCGGTTGGAGCCGAGCTGCCTTCGCAGGTCCGGCTCGAACCCCTTCCCCGGGACATCGCATCGATCCGGCCGGAATATCGTGACTATCGCTATACGGTTTCGGACCGCGAGATCGTGATCGTCGACCCGCGTAGCCGGCGGATCGTCGATGTGATCGAACGCGACGGCCGTGGCCCGAGCCAGATCACCTATTCGGTGTTCGAGCAGCGGCGCGATCTCAGGCGCTGGAGTCGGCCGGATACGGTGGTGTTCCAGGAAGGCGTGATGCTGCCCGCCGACGCGCCCTATTACGACCTGCCGCCGGAGATCGTGGAGCGCAACCCGAACTGGCGCGGCTATCGCTATGTCATGACCGAACGCGACGAGGTCGCCATCGTCGAGCCGAGGAGCCGGCGCGTCGTCCAAGTGGTCGACAAGGGCGGTTCGGCGACGACGGCCAGCACGCGGCCTCAGCCGGCGGCCGCCGGCGACCGGCACCAGCTTGTCCGGATCATCATGAACGATGCCCGGCCCGGCGACATCACCGGCGCCGAGGGTCTGAAGGGCGCCGTGCTGCCGCCCGAGACGATGCTGCGGCCTGTTCCGGCTGAAGCGGTGGATGCGGATCCGCAGTTGCGTGGGCATCACTACACGCTGCTGGGCGACGACGTCCTGATCGTCGATCCCACCAGCCGGCGGATCGTCGACGTCATCGAATGA
- a CDS encoding DMT family transporter yields MSTPALVMPRPAAPALAMFVALLTGATCIGFSGVFMRLADVGPAAGGFWRMLFALPVLALWTALEQRKAVSGAVRPGALIPIAIAGLTFAIDVVLYNAALGHTTIANASLLGNLSPVAVVLGGWLLLGEKPTQRILGALALALGGALMLVLPKFIGAPAAASPSGIFGDMLATGAAFSYAAYILAVRRARERADAGRIGLISSALCAVFCLAAALALGETIIPASLQGWLAVIALGLVSHALGQGLITLSLGSYGASAASLVMVWPALVSVLAAWAIFGEQPSPAQAFGGVAILAAVLLVRRG; encoded by the coding sequence ATGTCCACGCCGGCCCTCGTCATGCCCCGCCCCGCCGCCCCAGCGCTGGCAATGTTCGTCGCACTGCTCACCGGCGCGACCTGCATCGGCTTTTCCGGCGTGTTCATGCGTCTGGCCGATGTCGGCCCGGCCGCCGGCGGCTTCTGGCGCATGCTGTTCGCACTTCCCGTGCTCGCGCTCTGGACGGCGCTGGAGCAGCGCAAGGCGGTCTCGGGCGCGGTTCGTCCCGGCGCGCTCATCCCGATTGCAATCGCCGGTCTCACCTTCGCGATCGACGTGGTGCTCTACAACGCAGCGCTTGGCCACACCACGATCGCCAACGCCTCGCTGCTCGGCAATCTCTCGCCCGTCGCGGTCGTGCTCGGCGGCTGGCTCCTGCTCGGGGAGAAGCCGACGCAGCGCATCCTCGGCGCGCTGGCGCTCGCGCTTGGCGGCGCGCTGATGCTGGTGCTGCCGAAATTCATCGGCGCCCCCGCTGCCGCCTCGCCCAGCGGGATCTTCGGCGACATGCTGGCGACCGGCGCAGCCTTCTCCTATGCCGCCTACATCCTCGCCGTGCGCCGCGCCCGCGAGCGGGCCGATGCCGGCCGGATCGGCTTGATCTCCAGCGCGCTCTGCGCCGTCTTCTGCCTCGCGGCGGCGCTCGCGCTCGGCGAAACCATCATCCCGGCAAGCCTGCAGGGCTGGCTCGCGGTGATCGCGCTCGGCCTGGTCTCGCATGCGCTCGGCCAGGGCCTGATCACGCTCTCGCTCGGCAGCTACGGCGCCAGCGCCGCCTCCCTCGTCATGGTCTGGCCGGCGCTGGTCAGCGTGCTCGCCGCCTGGGCGATCTTCGGCGAGCAGCCCTCGCCGGCGCAGGCCTTTGGCGGCGTCGCGATTCTGGCGGCGGTGCTGCTGGTGCGGCGCGGCTGA
- a CDS encoding DUF1236 domain-containing protein, translating to MIKKLVLVASLAVMPAVAIAQSNSGSAGGAAGGAAAGAVGGAVIGGPVGAAAGAVGGAAAGAIAGGITADQRTEFRTYVTEQRVPSVRYRGEVAVGTTLPQTVTYREVPARYGKTQYRYTVVNDRTVLVEPRTRRVVQIIE from the coding sequence ATGATCAAGAAGCTTGTTCTGGTAGCGAGCCTGGCCGTGATGCCGGCCGTTGCCATCGCACAATCGAATTCCGGATCCGCGGGCGGAGCGGCGGGCGGAGCCGCAGCCGGTGCCGTTGGCGGAGCCGTCATCGGCGGACCGGTCGGCGCAGCTGCCGGCGCGGTCGGGGGAGCGGCCGCCGGCGCCATTGCCGGCGGTATCACGGCAGACCAGCGCACCGAGTTTCGGACCTATGTGACCGAACAGCGGGTTCCGTCGGTGCGGTACCGCGGGGAGGTCGCCGTCGGCACGACGCTTCCGCAAACCGTGACCTATCGCGAGGTGCCGGCTCGCTACGGCAAGACCCAGTACCGCTACACGGTCGTGAACGACAGGACCGTTCTGGTCGAGCCGAGAACCCGCAGGGTGGTGCAGATCATCGAATGA
- a CDS encoding molybdopterin guanine dinucleotide-containing S/N-oxide reductase, which yields MTTLTAPLSEAPLDEGFRPHTSHWGVFSARMKDGELEVRPHAGDPDPNEIIQNFPGALRHRARIAQPMVRRGWLENGPGPDERRGRDEYLPMSWSAVLDKLAGELRRVRDDFGPGAIFGGSYGWSSAGRFHHAQSQVHRFLNTSTGGYVKSVNSYSSGASSVLVPHIIGDYEDLVKRNVSWEQIAEHSEIVLAFGGMALKNSMVTGGGSSKHVERGAMQRAHQRGCDFVLVGPLRGDLPEEAGAEWLSSIPGTDTALMMALVHSLVVAGLHDRDFLERYTVGWPVFERYLLGETDGQPKDAAWAAAITGVPAQAITALARRLHGKRALIVVAHALQRAEHGEQPVWMGMVLAAALGQIGLPGGGYGYALGAIGYYGRRYNAVPMPTLPQGRNAVTDFIPVARISDMLLNPGTSYRYNGQTRTYPEIKLVYWAGGNPFHHHQDLNRLKQAFARLDTLVVHELAWTATARHADIVLPCTMTLEREDIGGNANDPLLVPMRPAIAPYGEARDDYAIFADLAERLGTAQAFTEGRTVRQWLEHLYEPTRAALAEAGLPAPSFAEFQASEGYDMPQQDDDGGRLRAFRTDPTAHPLPTPSGKLEIFSQRIASFGEADCPGHPAWLGATNVPDAASPFVLVANQPRTRLHSQFDFGGHSSGAKHRGREVARMHPEDAEARGITEGDIIRISNERGACLAAVNVTDSIRQGVVQLPTGAWYDPVDPEEDKPLCVHGNPNVLTRDVGTSALAQGCTGQLTTVQVERFDGNLPPIQAYDPPVRRPS from the coding sequence ATGACGACGTTGACCGCCCCGCTCTCCGAGGCTCCGCTGGATGAGGGCTTCCGGCCGCACACCTCGCATTGGGGCGTGTTCTCGGCGCGGATGAAGGATGGCGAGCTGGAAGTCAGGCCCCATGCCGGCGATCCCGATCCCAACGAGATCATCCAGAACTTTCCGGGAGCGCTGCGTCACCGCGCTCGCATCGCGCAGCCCATGGTGCGCCGGGGCTGGCTGGAGAACGGGCCGGGACCTGATGAGCGCCGCGGCCGCGACGAGTATCTGCCGATGTCGTGGAGCGCCGTGCTCGACAAGCTCGCGGGCGAACTCAGGCGGGTGCGCGACGATTTCGGCCCGGGCGCGATCTTCGGCGGGTCCTATGGCTGGTCCAGCGCCGGGCGCTTCCACCATGCGCAAAGCCAGGTCCATCGTTTCCTCAACACCTCGACCGGCGGCTATGTGAAGTCGGTCAACAGCTACTCCTCGGGCGCCTCCTCCGTCCTCGTGCCGCATATCATCGGCGACTACGAGGATCTGGTGAAGCGCAACGTCTCCTGGGAGCAGATCGCCGAGCACAGCGAGATCGTGCTCGCGTTTGGCGGCATGGCGCTGAAGAACAGCATGGTCACCGGCGGCGGCAGCAGCAAGCATGTCGAGCGCGGCGCGATGCAACGCGCCCATCAGCGCGGCTGCGACTTCGTGCTGGTCGGCCCCCTGCGCGGCGATCTGCCCGAGGAGGCCGGCGCCGAATGGCTCTCCAGCATCCCCGGCACCGATACGGCGCTGATGATGGCGCTGGTCCATAGCCTCGTCGTCGCGGGCCTGCACGATCGCGATTTCCTGGAACGCTATACCGTCGGCTGGCCGGTCTTCGAGCGCTATCTGCTGGGGGAGACCGACGGGCAGCCAAAGGATGCCGCCTGGGCCGCCGCCATCACCGGCGTGCCGGCGCAGGCGATCACGGCGCTGGCCAGGCGGCTGCACGGCAAGCGCGCGCTGATCGTCGTGGCGCATGCGCTGCAGCGGGCCGAGCATGGCGAGCAGCCGGTCTGGATGGGCATGGTGCTGGCGGCCGCGCTCGGCCAGATCGGCCTGCCGGGCGGCGGCTATGGCTATGCGCTGGGTGCGATCGGCTATTACGGCCGGCGCTACAACGCCGTGCCGATGCCGACGCTGCCGCAGGGGCGCAACGCCGTCACCGACTTCATTCCGGTGGCGCGCATCTCGGACATGCTGCTGAACCCCGGCACGAGCTACCGCTATAACGGCCAGACCCGGACCTATCCCGAGATCAAGCTGGTCTACTGGGCCGGCGGCAATCCGTTCCATCATCACCAGGACCTGAACCGGCTGAAGCAGGCTTTCGCCAGGCTCGACACGCTCGTCGTCCACGAGCTGGCCTGGACGGCGACGGCCCGTCACGCCGACATCGTCCTGCCCTGCACGATGACGCTGGAGCGCGAGGACATCGGCGGCAATGCCAACGACCCGCTGCTCGTGCCGATGCGGCCCGCGATCGCGCCTTATGGCGAGGCGCGCGACGACTACGCGATCTTCGCCGATCTCGCCGAACGGCTGGGCACGGCCCAGGCCTTCACCGAGGGCCGTACGGTCCGGCAATGGCTCGAGCATCTCTATGAGCCGACGCGGGCCGCACTGGCCGAGGCCGGCCTGCCGGCGCCGAGCTTTGCCGAGTTCCAGGCGAGCGAGGGCTACGACATGCCCCAGCAGGACGATGATGGCGGGCGCCTGCGGGCCTTTCGCACCGACCCGACCGCGCATCCGCTGCCGACGCCGAGCGGCAAGCTGGAGATCTTCTCGCAGAGGATCGCGAGCTTCGGCGAGGCGGACTGCCCTGGCCATCCGGCCTGGCTGGGGGCCACCAATGTGCCCGATGCGGCCTCGCCCTTCGTCCTCGTCGCCAATCAGCCGCGCACGCGGCTGCACAGCCAGTTCGACTTCGGCGGCCACAGCAGCGGGGCCAAGCATCGCGGCCGCGAGGTCGCGCGCATGCATCCCGAGGATGCTGAAGCGCGCGGCATCACGGAGGGCGACATCATCCGCATCTCGAACGAGCGCGGCGCCTGCCTGGCGGCGGTGAATGTCACTGACAGCATCCGCCAGGGCGTGGTCCAGCTGCCGACCGGCGCCTGGTACGATCCCGTCGATCCCGAGGAGGATAAGCCGCTCTGCGTCCACGGCAATCCCAACGTCCTGACCCGGGATGTCGGCACCTCGGCGCTGGCGCAGGGCTGCACGGGACAATTGACCACCGTCCAGGTCGAGCGCTTCGACGGCAACCTGCCGCCGATCCAGGCTTATGATCCGCCGGTTCGGCGGCCTTCGTGA
- a CDS encoding IS110 family transposase, producing the protein MDQVIRIGLDTSKRLFQLHGVDAAERVVLKRKLSRSAMEAFFARLPPTLVVLEACGASHHWARVLTAMGHDVRLIAPQLAKPYVKRGKNDAADAEALCEAAGRPSMRFVPMKSAGQQADLMLAGMRERLGRRRTQLANTIRGYGAEFGHVGAKGAAHVRPLLETVQDDPEIPPLAREMFAELALELAELEERLCAIEVRLKAWHLANEASRRLAEVAGIGPIIATTLVMKTPHPEAFRSGRDFAAWIGLTPKDHSTAGKTRLGRITRAGDETLRSLLVVGATAVVWQVRRGKARRPMPWLTSLLARKPPKLAAIALANKLARIAWALLARGGRYRTSDARPEACPAAA; encoded by the coding sequence ATGGATCAGGTTATACGCATTGGGTTGGATACGTCGAAGCGTCTTTTTCAACTGCACGGGGTCGACGCGGCGGAGCGAGTGGTGCTGAAGCGCAAGCTGAGCCGGTCGGCGATGGAGGCGTTCTTCGCCCGTCTTCCGCCGACGTTGGTGGTCCTGGAGGCGTGCGGGGCCTCGCATCACTGGGCCAGGGTGCTGACGGCGATGGGTCACGATGTGCGGCTGATCGCGCCGCAGCTCGCCAAGCCCTATGTGAAGCGTGGCAAGAACGACGCGGCCGATGCGGAGGCCTTGTGCGAGGCGGCCGGGCGGCCGAGCATGCGCTTCGTGCCGATGAAGAGCGCCGGGCAGCAGGCCGACCTGATGTTGGCCGGGATGCGGGAACGGCTGGGGCGGCGGCGGACGCAGCTCGCCAACACGATCCGGGGCTATGGGGCCGAGTTCGGCCATGTGGGAGCCAAAGGCGCCGCGCATGTGCGCCCGCTCCTGGAGACGGTGCAGGACGATCCGGAGATCCCGCCCCTGGCCCGAGAGATGTTCGCCGAGCTCGCCCTCGAACTCGCCGAGCTCGAAGAGCGCCTTTGTGCCATCGAGGTGCGGCTGAAGGCCTGGCATCTTGCGAACGAGGCCTCGCGCCGGCTGGCCGAGGTGGCGGGGATCGGCCCGATCATCGCCACCACGCTCGTGATGAAGACGCCCCATCCCGAAGCCTTCCGGTCGGGGCGGGATTTCGCGGCCTGGATCGGACTGACGCCGAAGGACCACTCGACCGCCGGCAAAACCCGCCTCGGCCGGATCACGCGGGCCGGCGACGAGACCTTGCGCAGCCTCCTCGTGGTCGGCGCGACGGCGGTCGTCTGGCAGGTGCGGCGCGGCAAGGCCCGGCGGCCGATGCCCTGGCTCACGAGCCTGCTCGCCCGCAAGCCACCCAAGCTCGCCGCGATCGCACTCGCCAACAAGCTCGCCCGCATCGCCTGGGCCCTCCTGGCGAGGGGCGGACGCTATCGCACGAGCGACGCGCGGCCAGAGGCCTGCCCGGCCGCTGCCTGA